One window from the genome of Yarrowia lipolytica chromosome 1B, complete sequence encodes:
- a CDS encoding uncharacterized protein (Compare to YALI0B10318g, similar to Saccharomyces cerevisiae BET5 (YML077W); ancestral locus Anc_4.345, weakly similar to uniprot|Q03630 Saccharomyces cerevisiae YML077w BET5 involved in targeting and fusion of ER to golgi transport vesicles): MIYSFWIFDRHSECIYTKEWSEQPTYGPTSNHSHNASISSNHSFGSAQGSVGSSRRASRIEGIPSVNTSIHPVAKRNREDDAKLIFGAVFSLRNMATKWAGENGTDSFVSFKTNKYKLHYFETPTNLKMVLLTDPSRPSLRDALHDIYVNLFVEYVIKNALSPQEFSSTNPIDNDLFNNGVDTYIKGLA, from the exons ATGATCTACTCCTTTTGGATTTTCGACAGACACA GTGAATGCATATACACCAAGGAATGGAGCGAACAGCCGACATATGGACCGACCAGCAACCATTCTCACAACGCCAGCATCTCATCCAACCACAGCTTTGGATCGGCCCAGGGCAGCGTGGGGTCTTCTCGACGAGCATCTCGAATCGAAGGCATTCCGTCGGTCAACACATCGATCCACCCGGTGGCAAAACGGAACCGTGAGGACGACGCCAAACTGATTTTCGGCGCTGTCTTTTCGCTCAGAAACATGGCAACCAAGTGGGCCGGCGAAAATGGCACGGACTCGTTTGTCAGCTTCAAGACTAACAAATACAAGCTGCACTACTTTGAGACACCCACTAACCTGAAAATGGTGCTGCTGACGGATCCCTCACGGCCGAGCTTGCGAGACGCTCTCCATGACATTTACGTCAATCTGTTTGTGGAGTACGTTATTAAGAATGCCCTTTCGCCCCAGGAGTTTTCCTCGACAAACCCCATCGACAACGACCTCTTTAACAACGGCGTGGATACGTACATCAAGGGCCTCGCATAG
- a CDS encoding uncharacterized protein (Compare to YALI0B10340g, similar to uniprot|O42620 Magnaporthe grisea Carnitine acetyl transferase, similar to Saccharomyces cerevisiae CAT2 (YML042W); ancestral locus Anc_5.512), producing MLRSVRLMSNARLTSTRAFTMSATRSNALPEGYVEDKSKGPMLRYQESLPKLPVPTLEETAAKYLKSVRPVASQQEFEATEKAVREFVAPGGAGQELQKRLEARAADPKVKNWIYEWWNDAAYLTYREPVVPYVSYFYSHKDDPRRKTPAKRAAAIATATLTFKAQVDNGTLEPDYMKKLPICMDSLQYMFNCTRIAARPADYPKKWDAKDHKYFIAMRNNRFYKVHHEVDGKTLTTAELEQQLQKVIDTADAAGKAPAVGAFTSENRDVWTDYREVLLKNGNEAALTAVEASSFLICLDKAAPVTNEERAHAYWHGDGQNRWYDKPLQFIVNDNATSGFMGEHSMMDGTPTHRLNDYVCDVMFNDKVEFSTSNRGGLAAPEEVKFNLNSEIEQGIKKSEADFASVIGEHELAVFQYHGYGKNLIKKFKASPDAFMQMIIQLAYFKMFGKNKPTYESAAVRRFQQGRTETCRSVSDEAVAFCKAFTSDTATNAEKVAAARAAFNAHVKYIGDASAGKGVDRHLFGLKKCLKEGEKVPQIFQDKMYGYSCNWYLSTSQLSSDYFNGYGWSQVIDDGFGLAYMINSNSLQVNCVSKKLGSEKMRYFLTEAAEDMKIAFETELAEPKAKL from the coding sequence ATGCTCAGATCCGTCCGACTCATGTCCAACGCTCGACTCACGTCTACCCGCGCTTTCACCATGTCTGCCACCCGTTCCAACGCTCTCCCCGAGGGCTACGTTGAggacaagtccaagggTCCTATGCTCCGATACCAGGAGTCTCTCCCCAAGCTCCCCGTCCCTACCCTCGAGGAGACTGCCGCCAAGTACCTCAAGTCTGTGCGACCCGTTGCCTCCCAGCAGGAGTTTgaggccaccgagaagGCCGTCCGAGAGTTTGTTGCTCccggaggagctggccagGAACTGCAGAAGCGACTGGAGGCCCGTGCTGCCGAccccaaggtcaagaactGGATCTACGAGTGGTGGAACGACGCCGCCTACCTCACTTACCGAGAGCCTGTCGTGCCCTACGTGTCCTACTTCTACTCTCACAAGGACGATCCTCGACGAAAGACCCCCGCCAAGCGAGCCGCTGCCATCGCCACTGCCACCCTCACCTTCAAGGCTCAGGTCGACAACGGCACCCTCGAGCCCGATTACATGAAGAAGCTCCCCATCTGCATGGACTCGCTTCAGTACATGTTCAACTGCACCCGAATTGCTGCCCGGCCTGCTGACTACCCCAAGAAGTGGGACGCCAAGGACCACAAGTACTTCATCGCCATGCGAAACAACCGATTCTACAAGGTCCACCACGAGGTCGACGGCAAGACCCTGACCACCGCCGagctcgagcagcagctgcagaaggTCATCGACACTGCTGACGCCGCCGGCAAGGCCCCCGCTGTCGGTGCCTTCACCTCCGAGAACCGAGACGTCTGGACCGACTATCGAGAGGTCCTCCTCAAGAACGGCAACGAGGCCGCTCTCACCGCCGTTGAGGCCTCTTCTTTCCTCATCTGTCTTGACAAGGCTGCCCCTGTCACTAACGAGGAGCGAGCCCATGCCTACTGGCACGGTGACGGCCAGAACCGATGGTACGATAAGCCCCTTCAGTTCATTGTCAACGACAACGCCACTTCCGGTTTCATGGGTGAGCACTCCATGATGGACGGTACCCCTACTCACCGACTCAACGATTACGTCTGCGACGTCATGTTCAACGACAAGGTCGagttctccacctccaaccgAGGAGGTCTGGCTGCCCCCGAGGAGGTCAAGTTTAACCTCAACTCCGAGATTGAGCAGGGCATCAAGAAGTCCGAGGCCGACTTTGCCAGCGTCATTGGTGAGCACGAGCTCGCCGTCTTCCAGTACCACGGCTACGGCAAGAACCTCATCAAGAAGTTCAAGGCCTCTCCCGATGCTTTCATGCAGATGATCATCCAGCTGGCTTACTTCAAGATGTTTGGTAAGAACAAGCCCACCTACGAGTCTGCCGCTGTTCGACGATTCCAGCAAGGCCGAACCGAGACTTGCCGATCCGTCTCCGACGAGGCTGTTGCCTTCTGCAAGGCTTTCACCTCTGACACCGCTACTAACGCTGAGaaggttgctgctgcccgaGCTGCCTTCAACGCCCACGTCAAGTACATTGGCGACGCTTCTGCTGGTAAGGGTGTTGACCGACACCTGTTTGGCCTCAAGAAGTGCCTCAAGGAGGGCGAGAAGGTCCCCCAGATCTTCCAGGACAAGATGTACGGCTACTCTTGCAACTGGTACCTGTCCACTTCCCAGCTGTCTTCTGACTACTTCAACGGCTACGGCTGGTCCCAGGTCATTGATGACGGCTTTGGTCTTGCTTACAtgatcaactccaactctcTGCAGGTTAACTGTGTCTCCAAGAAGCTTGGCTCTGAAAAGATGCGATACTTCCTGAccgaggctgctgaggacATGAAGATTGCTTTCGAGACCGAGCTTGCCGAgcccaaggccaagcttTAG